The proteins below are encoded in one region of Apium graveolens cultivar Ventura chromosome 4, ASM990537v1, whole genome shotgun sequence:
- the LOC141720317 gene encoding UDP-galactose transporter 1-like isoform X3, giving the protein MYCIYFIALIVEKADKSILFLQWLVWRKYFDWRIWASLVPIVGGILLTSLTELSFNMLGFCAALFGCLATSTKTILAELLLHGFKFDSINTVYYRAPFATMILAVPALLLEGTGVLHWVQTCPSLLSSLVIIFGPGMMAFCLNFSIFYVIHSTTAVTFNVAGNMKARHHVCRLLLLLHIQEPDLPYECCRMHSDTCWMYIVWVYKAFALPTATSNS; this is encoded by the exons ATGTACTGTATATATTTCATTGCATTAATTGTGGAGAAAGCAGACAAGAGTATCT TGTTTTTGCAGTGGCTGGTCTGGAGAAAATACTTTGACTGGCGAATTTGGGCATCTTTGGTTCCGATTGTTGGCGGAATACTTCTCACTTCTTTGACAGAACTAAGCTTTAACATGCTTGGATTTTGCGCCGCCTTATTTGGATGCCTTGCTACTTCAACCAAAACTATACTTGCTGAGTTGCTCCTTCATGGCTTTAAATTTGACAG TATAAATACTGTGTACTACAGGGCACCTTTTGCAACTATGATCTTGGCGGTACCGGCCCTACTGCTGGAAGGGACTGGCGTATTACACTGGGTCCAAACATGCCCCTCTCTTCTCTCCTCACTTGTGATCATTTTTGGCCCAGGAATGATGGCTTTCTGCCTTAATTTCTCTATATTTTACGTGATTCACTCTACAACTGCTGTCACGTTTAATGTTGCTGGAAATATGAAGGCGAGGCATCATGTTTGCAG GTTGCTGTTGCTGTTACATATTCAGGAACCCGATCTCCCTTATGAATGCTGTCGGATGCACAGTGACACTTGTTGGATGTACATTGTATGGGTATATAAGGCATTTGCTCTCCCAACAGCTACCAGCAACTCCTAG
- the LOC141720317 gene encoding UDP-galactose transporter 1-like isoform X5, which produces MDLSVFLQWLVWRKYFDWRIWASLVPIVGGILLTSLTELSFNMLGFCAALFGCLATSTKTILAELLLHGFKFDSINTVYYRAPFATMILAVPALLLEGTGVLHWVQTCPSLLSSLVIIFGPGMMAFCLNFSIFYVIHSTTAVTFNVAGNMKARHHVCRLLLLLHIQEPDLPYECCRMHSDTCWMYIVWVYKAFALPTATSNS; this is translated from the exons TGTTTTTGCAGTGGCTGGTCTGGAGAAAATACTTTGACTGGCGAATTTGGGCATCTTTGGTTCCGATTGTTGGCGGAATACTTCTCACTTCTTTGACAGAACTAAGCTTTAACATGCTTGGATTTTGCGCCGCCTTATTTGGATGCCTTGCTACTTCAACCAAAACTATACTTGCTGAGTTGCTCCTTCATGGCTTTAAATTTGACAG TATAAATACTGTGTACTACAGGGCACCTTTTGCAACTATGATCTTGGCGGTACCGGCCCTACTGCTGGAAGGGACTGGCGTATTACACTGGGTCCAAACATGCCCCTCTCTTCTCTCCTCACTTGTGATCATTTTTGGCCCAGGAATGATGGCTTTCTGCCTTAATTTCTCTATATTTTACGTGATTCACTCTACAACTGCTGTCACGTTTAATGTTGCTGGAAATATGAAGGCGAGGCATCATGTTTGCAG GTTGCTGTTGCTGTTACATATTCAGGAACCCGATCTCCCTTATGAATGCTGTCGGATGCACAGTGACACTTGTTGGATGTACATTGTATGGGTATATAAGGCATTTGCTCTCCCAACAGCTACCAGCAACTCCTAG
- the LOC141720317 gene encoding UDP-galactose transporter 1-like isoform X4, producing the protein MSFVFCINIVLGNWLVWRKYFDWRIWASLVPIVGGILLTSLTELSFNMLGFCAALFGCLATSTKTILAELLLHGFKFDSINTVYYRAPFATMILAVPALLLEGTGVLHWVQTCPSLLSSLVIIFGPGMMAFCLNFSIFYVIHSTTAVTFNVAGNMKARHHVCRLLLLLHIQEPDLPYECCRMHSDTCWMYIVWVYKAFALPTATSNS; encoded by the exons ATGTCCTTCGTGTTCTGTATCAATATAGTTTTGGGGAAT TGGCTGGTCTGGAGAAAATACTTTGACTGGCGAATTTGGGCATCTTTGGTTCCGATTGTTGGCGGAATACTTCTCACTTCTTTGACAGAACTAAGCTTTAACATGCTTGGATTTTGCGCCGCCTTATTTGGATGCCTTGCTACTTCAACCAAAACTATACTTGCTGAGTTGCTCCTTCATGGCTTTAAATTTGACAG TATAAATACTGTGTACTACAGGGCACCTTTTGCAACTATGATCTTGGCGGTACCGGCCCTACTGCTGGAAGGGACTGGCGTATTACACTGGGTCCAAACATGCCCCTCTCTTCTCTCCTCACTTGTGATCATTTTTGGCCCAGGAATGATGGCTTTCTGCCTTAATTTCTCTATATTTTACGTGATTCACTCTACAACTGCTGTCACGTTTAATGTTGCTGGAAATATGAAGGCGAGGCATCATGTTTGCAG GTTGCTGTTGCTGTTACATATTCAGGAACCCGATCTCCCTTATGAATGCTGTCGGATGCACAGTGACACTTGTTGGATGTACATTGTATGGGTATATAAGGCATTTGCTCTCCCAACAGCTACCAGCAACTCCTAG